A stretch of the Aegilops tauschii subsp. strangulata cultivar AL8/78 chromosome 4, Aet v6.0, whole genome shotgun sequence genome encodes the following:
- the LOC109753127 gene encoding uncharacterized protein: MDGGSGLNIIYTNTLEAMDIPMSRLSKSSMQFHRVITGKKDKSLGQITLDMKPIKEQLRRSSTEKCKAIGEEITGLLAAEFIQEVYHSEWLTNDVMVPKKNNSLQICIEFKHINRACPKDHFPPRIDQIVDSTA, encoded by the exons atggacggcggcagcgggctCAACATAATCTACACCAACACTCTGGAGGCAATGGACATTCCGATGTCCCGACTCAGCAAGAGTAGCATGCAGTTCCACAGGGTAATCACCGGGAAGAAGGACAAATCACTCGGGCAGATCACCCTCGAT ATGAAGCCTATCAAGGAGCAGCTCCGACGCTCCTCCACCGAGAAGTGCAAGGCGATTGGTGAGGAGATCACAGGGCTCTTGGCCGCCGAGTTCATCCAAGAGGTGTACCACTCTGAGTGGCTCACCAACGACGTCATGGTGCCAAAAAAGAATAACTCCCTCCAGATATGCATCGAATTCAAGcacatcaatcgggcctgcccgaaagaccATTTTCCTCCCCGCATAGATCAGATAGTAGATTCTACTGCCTAG